The DNA region TGATTCGGGCCAAGTTGGAGGAGCTTCACGCCGGCCTAATCGCCGCCGAGAAATGCGACTCCGGCGAGAGCCCGTCCCTCTCGCGGCTGGCTGCGGCGGTGGTGGCCACCGCGACGGAGTGCCACGATCTGTGCCGGCGTTGCGTGGTTTTCTCATACAGCGGAAAGCTTCTGTTGCAGAGCGATTTGGACGTGGCGTTCGCGAAGCTCGATGCACACGCGAAGAAGCTCAACGAGATATACAAGACTGGAATTTTAACTAATGGGTTCGCGTTGGTGGTTTCAAAACCGAGTCTTGCCGCTTCCAAAGAGGACATGAGGTTCTACGTGAGGGACTTAACGACGAGGATGAAGGTTGGGGATTTGGGTATGAAGCGACAAGCGCTGAAGAATCTTCTGGAAGTTGTGGTGGAGGATGAGAAGTACGTGAAGGTGATTGTTGATGTTGGTGACGTGGTTCATTTGTTGGTGGGGTTTTTGGGATCAAATGAGGTTGAGATTCAGGAGGAGAGTGCTAAGGTTGTTTCTGTTGTTGCGGGGTTTGATTCTTACAAAGGGGTTTTGATTGGCGCGGGTGTAATTGCTCCTTTGGTTAAGGTTTTGGATTGTGGGAGTGTGTTAGGTAAGGTTGCGGCTGCAAGGTGTTTGGTGAAGTTAACTGAGAATTCGGATAATGCTTGGTGTGTTTCTGCTCATGGAGGGGTTAGTGTGTTGTTGAAGATTTGTGGTGGTGATTGTGGTGGTGATTTGGTTGGACCTGCTTGTGGGGTGTTGAGGAATCTCGTTGGTGTCGAGGAGATTAAGAGGTTTATGGTTGATGAGGGTGCTGCGGTAACATTCATTAGGCTTGTGAGGTCTAAGGAGGAATCGATTCAGGTGAATTCGATAGCGTTTATTGTGAGTATTGCATCTGGTGATGAGGTTGTTAGGCAGATGGTGATCAAAGAGGGAGCGATTCACGCTTTGTTGCGCGTTTTGGATCCTAAGTGGTCTTATTCTTGTAAAACAAGGGAGGTGGCAATGAGGGCTATTGAGGATTTGTGTTTTTGCTCACCTAGTTctgttggtgttttgatgagtTATGGCTTTGTGGATCaattgatatattatgttcgAAATGGCGAGGTTTCGATTCAGGAATTGGCATTGAAGGTGGCGTTTAGGTTGTGTGGAACATCGGAGGAGGCCAAGAAAGCAATGGGGGATGCCAGGTTTATGCCGGAGTTTGTTAAGTTTCTCAATGCAAAGTCATTTGAGGTTCGGGAAATGGCAGCGGAGGCACTCTCTGGCATGGTTATGGTGCCTAGAAATAGAAAGAGGTTTGTGCAGGATGATCATAACATAGCCCTTATTCTGCAGTTGCTTGATCCAGAGGAGGGGAATTCAGGTAATAAAAAGTTCTTGATCTCTATATTAATGTCCTTAACTAATTGTACTAGTGGGAGGAAAAAGATTGTTAGTTCAGGATATGCCAAAAACATAGAAAAGCTTGCGGATGCTGAAGTTTCTTCTGATGCCAAGAGACTTGTCAAGAAGCTATCCACAAACCGGTTCCGCAGCATGTTGAGTGGAATCTGGCGCTCGTGaatgtaattctttttttttcttcttttcttcaccCTTTTTTTAACTGTATATTTACATAAGTGTCTTACAAGTTTTGCTAATTTGTGTTCACATTCTCGATATGCTTTCTGTTTTACTATTTCATTGGCCTTGCTTACTTACCACAAGAGTAGCACAGCTTTATGTTGAGAGATTATTGTAACCAGGTGTAGTGATAAGTGATATACCATAAAAGCCTTGTTGTAGGTTTTCTTTAGGATACTCTGCCATTGATGTTAGGCCTTTAGCCATGGCAGATTGTACCAAAGAAGTaaagaattatattatattatatatcaaaaaaagaagaagaatgtaATTACTACTTACATACAGTTattcttatttcttaatttctcATTCACCTACCTACCTTAGTTTTATTTGGCAGTGTTCCAATAATATTATAGTGTATATGCATTTGTGTTGTGGTACCACATGTTGATGACGTCAATCCTTGGCAAGCATGTGAGTAGTGTAAGACTTGCTTTTTTCTCTATCCaacattatatataaagaagatAGCGATAGATGAAGTTTCCATCTGTATTGCTTTGTCTTGTACTAAGCACTGCCATTTGGCTATAGCTACTACTTCTTAGTTCCTAGTTGTTAATGAAGAATGTGTGCACGTGGCAATTGTTGATATCATGTTGCCCCAAAAATTATTCTTCTGTTTTAAAAGGTTTCAAGATGTAAAATACTATACTAACATGCTGAAAGTGCAAGTTCCTAAATCTGGGTAAAAGGTTTATGCACTTAGGTTCCGTGAATGAGTGGAAAATCTATCATATATCATCTGGGTTGTGTGGTGGTTGCAAAGTGCTGTGTTGGCTCTTGTTCTCATGTTGTTGCGTGCGTGCCAACTAATGCTACATCACTATAGAATGGGAAACATGTAATGTTAGTATGCAAAATCAATTAGTCTGATCTTGGGAGGTGTTAATTGAAGCAAGGAAGGAAAGCACATGAAACTCACTATTCTTCCGATGTCCATGTTTCCCAGCTGGATAATTTTGCTAATTCAAGCCTTCAAAATTAAGAACTTGGTTTACAGTATGACACATGGTTGTAAATTGCGGTCGCGATTACCTTGCGGTGAGTTAGAAAATCTTTATATTGCAGGTAATTGTGGGAAACCATTTAAAACCATGTATGCCATTAAACATCTTATGGGTGAAGAGTAGTGCATTGTGGTAGGGCTCTCCTCTTAACTACGCTCATGACTGGTGTGAATATTTTGTTACTTTTAGCGTTATAGACTTTGACTTGTTCTAAATGCTACCAAGGGACCAATGTCAATTACGGGGAAAAGTCATTTTAGTTAAACGGTTGGATTATGACGGTTGCAAATTGTTGTACGTTGAAGTTAAACTGCTAGCTGCATACCATGGAGGTTCTTTTTCACATTGATCATTATTTTTCGGTGAAAATGTCAATATGACTTTCCTTGAAAGGATTATAACAATTGAATAATAAAAGAAGATTTTCTTGTGGTTACACCAAACGTAcaaagatgattttttatatcCTTGCTTATATgctttaaaaaagaagaatcataTAGTGTTATCAtatcaaaaaccaaaatttaaatatttttgaaataaaaattatttatccttAATACAAAAGGAACGAAGTGGACCCTCCTCGCAAAGGTTTTAGTTTCACACgggttataatattaatgaaattGCTTTGTGCAACTACCAAATTGCTTGTGCACTCaacactttttcattttctttttcaaaattatctctGGCAAATTTACGGATTCGTAATCCATAAGCTTACGTATTCGTAATCCACAAGCTTATGGATTGTCGATTCATATGTTCATTTGAATTGTCGATTCGTATGAACATACGAATTGTCAATtcgtatgtatgtatatattacaatttttttaaaatgttttataaactaatttaaaattaatatctcaTGCAGGATTGGGAATTTCAGGTTATtaaccaactgagctaatagatcaattatattataaaataattaatgttattatatataacactacaatttctaatgtatatttaatgtacatgtaaatttacatcataaattttgtgacaattaattttgttctaaaattaattgttacaaaatttattatgtaaatttacatgtgcatcaaatataatattagaaattaatgcaccaaaattaattttcacaaaatttatgatgtaaatttacatgtacattaaatatgcattagaaatcttagtgttatatatagcgacattaattattttataacataattggtcAATTATCTCAATTGGTTAATGTGTTGTGTTAATAATCTAAAAGTCACAGATTTGAATCCTTAATGGGTCCATACGGATTACGGATCCCGAATAATGAAAAAAGCACTAGTGCACAAACAATTTGTTGGATGCACAAAGCAATTGCCTAATATTATTTGCATTTGTGACTTTTGCTGCTGAGAGCCAGAAAGAAATGTCTCCATCTACTGCACCAAAACTGAGATCAAAGCTAAATTATCATCATACCCCAGAgacttcattttctttctttattgttATTGGAGGTGTGCAGTCACAGAGCAATACAAAAATAGTATACAGAAATATGAAATGAGATATATTCAAAAAAAGAAACTGCTACCCTTGATAGGGTTGGGGTGTAGGTCTTGTTTAGAATATGAAAAGGGCCAGTCTTGCTTATATGTACTATATAGCCCATATTAGATAAGGTTTGATGGAATGGACCACATCATATCAAAGGAGTTAACAAAAGCTTAGCTCAATTTACCTTTTCTAGTCAACAATTGATCCATGAGGTCGACCTActaataaattaagtaaaagtTATTAAGagttaattaattgaattttggaTGTAGAACAATTTGCATTTGATTTCTATTCATTTGTTTTTGGTTACTtcatataaatttttctttgagttttcTATATAGTACATTTCTTCAATATCGATTATCTGCATTATTCTCTTTCTATTtccttcttttaaaaaaatatttatgcttATTTCCTGAAGATTTAAAtgcttttgtatatttttaaatattttttaaatattttaaaaaatagcatttttagtttaagttgtatttaaattttatttttttgcagtttttaaaaattacaaataatattagttttagttttagtgtatttttaaaaattggacCATATTGCTAAGTCTGGCAACAAAATAAGATGTTCAATCACAAAACCAATCttgagaaatgaaaaaaaaataattcaaagctTGTTTCTCGAAGAGATATATTATGGTAGGCAATTGCTTGTGCATTTGACTAAGATGCCAATAGTGTGGTTTATGTAGTTGCATATGCAATTATTGCTGTGGAGGTTAAACATAATTGAAAGTGTTTCTTTATCTTGCTTCATGAAGACTTGAGggattacaaataaaaaataaacatgcttAAGGCATGCAAAGTGTAATGTACAATTGTAATTTACATACAAAGTGTGACTTGTTTTGAATTTCTCTATTTTCAAGTGACAATGACCACttttagggggggggggggaatgtGATTCACCAAATTTATAA from Glycine soja cultivar W05 chromosome 8, ASM419377v2, whole genome shotgun sequence includes:
- the LOC114421315 gene encoding uncharacterized protein LOC114421315 produces the protein MSDEEAFAEASGLRRAVELIFSVLSLSYPIRVFSGKWQLIRAKLEELHAGLIAAEKCDSGESPSLSRLAAAVVATATECHDLCRRCVVFSYSGKLLLQSDLDVAFAKLDAHAKKLNEIYKTGILTNGFALVVSKPSLAASKEDMRFYVRDLTTRMKVGDLGMKRQALKNLLEVVVEDEKYVKVIVDVGDVVHLLVGFLGSNEVEIQEESAKVVSVVAGFDSYKGVLIGAGVIAPLVKVLDCGSVLGKVAAARCLVKLTENSDNAWCVSAHGGVSVLLKICGGDCGGDLVGPACGVLRNLVGVEEIKRFMVDEGAAVTFIRLVRSKEESIQVNSIAFIVSIASGDEVVRQMVIKEGAIHALLRVLDPKWSYSCKTREVAMRAIEDLCFCSPSSVGVLMSYGFVDQLIYYVRNGEVSIQELALKVAFRLCGTSEEAKKAMGDARFMPEFVKFLNAKSFEVREMAAEALSGMVMVPRNRKRFVQDDHNIALILQLLDPEEGNSGNKKFLISILMSLTNCTSGRKKIVSSGYAKNIEKLADAEVSSDAKRLVKKLSTNRFRSMLSGIWRS